From the Psilocybe cubensis strain MGC-MH-2018 chromosome 6, whole genome shotgun sequence genome, the window GTTTTCTCTGATATTGTAGGGGTAAGCTGGCCGACGAGGAGTCCCCGGTGACCTGCTGTCGCTGTTATCGCAGCTAGCGACCTCGTTGCTATACAGGTGAGTCGGGATTTCTTTGTGTAACAATGTACTCACCTTGACGCGTTGTAGATGAGAAAGCGGAACACGACAGTCGACAATATCAGGCAAGTCGGCCTTTTCTCTCCACGGGAGTCTGCTCACTGTACTCCCCAGGACATTGTTCCGTCATTTTTGGCGTGTGCTCGACGTGTATTTGGCCTGCCGAAGGAGCTCCCGATTGACGAGCTTGTTGAAGTGGGACCTGGTAAGTGACAGACATGTCTgctggaaagaaagagacaCAGACTCACCAAGGTGTCGGTggcgcggcggcggcggtatGGACCTGGGAGGGACGTGTGGAATGAGGTGAAGAACGCGGCTCTGAACTGTCGACGGTGTGGATGCGTCCCGCCGGCGGTGGTGAAGGATGTTGGAGGGACGCGTCAGGCCAACTGCTTGCTGTCGCGGAAAGGCATGGCTGGCGTGATGGACATTGCTGCACCAGTTGGGATGGTTGTAAAAGTCGGGCATGATTGTGGAGCAGACCGGCGCGGGCAGCCGCGCTGGGGTTCATCTCTCTCCAATCGAGGTATTTACGCGGAGAGGCGGTGTGATGCGCCAAGGCGGTGCGCCTGTTTACACGCACAGGGCAGGGGCCATTGCATAATCTCTGGCATTCAAGTTCCGCTTTAAAACATCATACGGGGACGGTTTGCTCACAACGGACCCCATCCTTTGCTCGTCGCCAGCCCCGCTCCCCAGCACCTAACACTGTCGCCGCTCGGCCCGCACAACCGCCCCCGAGAACCATGTCGGAAATCAAAGGAAGGTTGTCATCGTTGGTGATAGTGCTTGCAGGAAGGTATGGTTGGCTTTTGACTAGCTCAGAGAACGTCAGTTTGCATGCTGATCATCGTCGCCCGTCTAGACTTGTCTGTTGATCGTGTTCTCCAAAGGCACATTCCCAGAGGTACGTACATTGTCATCCGCCGGCCAGCCAGCCGAGGTGTGGGGCTTGCTGCTCCTCATTGCACCGTCTTGTGGGGTGTTTAGGCAGCTCCAGCGAATCCCTGGCGGCTTCGTCCGAGGTGTGGAAGGCTGATATTGGCGTTCAACTCTAGGTCTATGTGCCCACCGTGTTCGAGAACTACGTTGCCGATGTCGAGGTCGATGGCAAGCACGTGGAGCTTGCTCTATGGGATACGGCCGGCCAGGAAGACTACGATCGTCTACGCCCTCTCAGTTATCCTGATTCGcatgtcatcctcatctgctTCGCCGTCGACTCCCCCCGATTCGCTTGATAACGTCCAGGAGAAGGTGTGTCTTGCCTTTCTGTCATTCCCCCtgcctacattttttttggggATAACATCGGATACGGCAATTTGCTAATGTCGTTGTTTTGTGGTTCCCTGCTTTTTAGTGGATTTCCGAAGTTATGCATTTCTGTGCCGGCCTGCCTATCATTCTTGTCGGCTGCAAAAAGGATCTCAGACGTGACCCCCCGTGTGATTGAGGAGCTTAGGAAGACGAGCCAGCGACCCGTAACCCCCGAAGAGGTGcgttttttcttgtttttttctttttcctacatcacatttcttgttttcgtACGACTTTGGTGTGATGAGGGGGCGAGGTATGTACACGCCCCCGACCCTTATCTGAGCGCCATTTTTTGTGACATTTTTTGCGCTTCGTTCGAATCTGAATAACgtcattctttttttgatgtcCTGTTTTATCACCCTTGCCTCGTTCCCCGCTTCTCTTATCCACATTGTGATCCCCGTCGCCGCCAACATTCTGTGTCTCAATGTCACCGTTttttcattattttttttccGTGCATCATTCTTTACACTCTTCCTCTTTTGTTGATTCCAACTTGTCACTAACCGTCATGTTTCTAGGGTATGGCAGTCGCCCAGAAGATCGGGGCAAAGCACTACCTCGAGTGCTCCGCCAAGTCGGGTGAAGGCGTCCGCGAAGTCTTCCAGTACGCCACCCGCGCCGCACTGCTCAGCAGaggaaagggcaagaagaGCCACCATTGCATCGTGTTGTAGATGGCGTAGCTTATCCCTTttaccatttttttttctttccgtcttcattctttcttcctttcttcctttttttgcttttttcttccttgacgACTCTCTTTCACTCTTCTTTCCGAGATCCTTGGATGCTTGAATTGGGGTGGGTGAAGATGCAGGGAGGAAAACGGGAGGTGGAGCGAGGGAGGGGTGGGGTGAGGTCAGGTAGGGAGGAACTTCAACAAGGATAGGGAGGGGCTTGAATATCATTTATACTCGCACCTCGCCACCTTCTCTTTCACCTTGTTCCGGTTGGTTGTGGATAATGAACATGTGTTAATGCCGGTGGAATGCTCTtcggtttcttttttttttctcttaccTAGTCTTTTTCACTTGATACCgcttctttcttgattttgattgatgatccacttttgactcttcttctcaaatatactgctgctgctgcacctcCTGACTGCGACGAGTTGGCTATCTGTTTGTCTCTCCTTGAGCTTCTGTTGCTTTGGCTAAGCCCCTATGGATTCCGAGCGTGTATTGCAATTTGAACAAAGTTGAAGTCTAATTGTTTTATATACGTTGTGCTGCCAGATATACATCGCTCGCTGTTGTGATGTATTTTACGAGAAGATACTAGCTTTATATGGCATTAGATACCTTATTGAGACAACCCTGAGCAAATGAGATAGAagttttttgaattttcgaGTCGTGTTCTGGtatcgtacaagcagaggttagccccgcccgaaggccagcaGGGTCCGCCTCTGCTCTATCTACCTATCTAGTACGTACCTGGTCCGAATAAAGTCGGATAGAACCGCTCGAGGTGCATCCAGAGTTTTCACAAGTCCGAAAATCGAACAATCGGTTGCGTGAAGTCTACCGAGTAAGTACATACCCGCTCTTGACACCGCCTCAGAACTCATTCGGCGTCGCCTACAAGCTGTCACACGACCCTTGAGCAGGTGAGTACTATATAAATGTTAAGTGCCAGTTCATAAAGTCTACCAATCAAAGTACACACCTTGTTTGCCGGACGTCCAGAAATCGAAAAAAAGTCCGGGAAAGTCCAGATACATGCTCGACGTCATCTACTAGATGCAGATGGTGAGTACTATATAGATATTAAGTGCGGGTACATACCTTGTTCGCCGGACATCCAGAAATCAAATAAAAACTGTGCAGAAGTCAAATACATGCCCGACGATGTAACCACCTCAACACCGCTCGCCGGATGCAATAACAACTGCAAGAGGGTTATGTGAACTTCAACAATCAAAGTGAAAAACTCAGTCAACACACCAGGCAGCCAACCCTCGCTCgccggaactccaaaaatcgaaaaaaatgtGCAACGACATTCCACGGCACTGGTAAGCTGTTGTTCATTAATTTGACGCCGCTCGCCGGatgtccaaaaatcgaaaatagTGCGAGGCGTTAACGGGACTTCAAACGTCTGTTGAGAAAAGCTCAGTCAGTACTCGGGTCTGCAAACTATGTAACACACCTTGTTGTGCAACAACCCTCGCTCgccggaactccaaaaaaCGAATAAAAAGTGCAAAGGCGGGTACTGTGTAGATGGTAAGCTGTGGCTCAACAAACTCTAGCAAATAAAGCACGTACCTCACTCGCCGgacatccaaaaatcaaaaaataacTCCGTGGCATGTCCAAACGTCGACTCCGTCTATGGAAGACAACTCAAGCCAACGACTAGATGTGACACGTACTGGTTTCATGGCACGGCGGCAGATGAGAGCTGTGTAAAGAGATCAGTGATGGCCCATTAAGTGTACTAGGTAACATACCTTgctcgccggacgtcgaaaaatcgaataaaacTTGCGGCTCCATAGGTAGACACTGTCGATAGAATACAGGTtcgcgggaactccaaaaatcgaataaaaaatgCAGGAGCATAAGGACGGGATACGTGTTGGGGGTTCCCCAAAACCCACTTCACTTTATATCCTTTTCCCTAATGCTTCTAGTTTATTCAACGTCACGCAATATTTGCCCGTTGCCCCCGTTTCCAAACTAGAATGTGATGTCCAATATACCTGCAAGCTAAAATTGGCTCATGTAAATTTTCAGTTGCGGTCTCCTATCCCGGTCTTTTGATTCAACTCCGCTGCTTGTTTTCCCCAATCGCCtgttctttctcattatcatAAATCATGCTCTCCCCGTCCTTTGTACATCAAATGCGAAATTTCAGTCTCGGTCTCCTGTTCCGGCCTTTTCAATCAAGTCCACTGCGTTCTTATTGTCATGAAGCTATGCTTCCCGTCCTTGGTGCATCAAACTCAGGTATGTATCATTTCCTATGCTTTACAATTCTTGTACCCACCACAATCCAAAAATTTTGACCCCTAGACTCAGTAGCTCGTCACTGCGCAGACTCGCGCATCGCGACCCAAGCAGCTAGTGCAAGGCAATCACCATTTAGCTGACGCGATGACCTCATGTCGTTCCAAACTACTGGACCTCAGTCAGATCGGGTATCCGACTCGCAAAATCTCTCCAGATCGTTGGTtttcgaagctcaaataTTCGATTTTTAGGCTGCATTAACGTATTCAGGGTCGCATTCAGGAACACCTGAGCTGAGTAATGAGATTTCAGTAACCGACGACTCACTCAACGCCCACGAAATCCCAAGACAGCAATACGCTTCACATTCGCTTCCACGGGGTAGATTTTGTCACAGTCCcctattttctttgacgacCTATTAATNNNNNNNNNNNNNNNNNNNNNNNNNNNNNNNNNNNNNNNNNNNNNNNNNNNNNNNNNNNNNNNNNNNNNNNNNNNNNNNNNNNNNNNNNNNNNNNNNNNNAACTGATGGCGAAAGTGATGTGCCATCAGCACAAATGGTTTCAATAATAGTCACCATTTCACGGTTCCCATTTTCAACTTGTTGTAcatttttctgtgttttgtCAACAATTGCAGAAACAGCTTTTCCAACGCCAAGTTGTATTCCTTTTTCATCTGAGTTATAGATGTTGCTTGGTATGATATCATATTCCTAAATCAAGGAGATCTTTGAATTATGTCATATCTAGGGATGATATTTTTACATGCCTCGATTAGATCTTTGATCATCACAAAAAACTCTCCAACAACTGTCGGATTCAAAGAGCGGGCCCGACATTCCTCAAGTGCAGaggtttttttgattttaagATCAGTATGTCGTTCCAAAAACTTCCGGGGCCAGTTGATACCAATTTTCTGTTGTGATATTTCCTAAAAAATAGTACAGTATAAGTAACAGATTACCAATCACAGCACATACAATATAACAAAATAGCACTTACTGAAGCATATTCCCGAAGCATGTCCTGAGTTACAGGAAACCCCCGTCGTCCTAATGTCTTTGCCCAATCAACTAGAATACTTTCTTCGGCATCTGAAAGTGCACGTTCGCCTGCATGTGCATCACGTTTGGTTTTGACTCCATTTAGCCGATTAGTCAACATTCCACGCTTGACACTGTAAATGCGACAGGCCTCCCGGATTGACAGTGTGTGCTGACCATTAGACTTTAAAGGTGAGGACATAATGGCCTGAATAGCTTCTTGAATCCGATTTTCTACAGTATTATTGATAAGATCTGGGATGTCATCATTGGTAGAATCATGTGGAGAAACAGGAGAGGTTGTAGACATTCTGTGAGTagttgaggaagaaaagcgAGTACAGCTGATTTCTAGTAGCTACTGACAGTGTATCCTACTTAGTTATTATATACTAGGGGTGGAATTAAAGGAGGACATACTTCGGACTTTTTATGGCATTTTGTATGATTCTTCCACTTTTCCGAGTGCTATAACTTGGTGAGATGGTGGTTCTATCATTCAAAAATTGGTATTCAATGTCATAGGACATTGCAAAACACAAACGCGCCTTCAATTTCTGCCGATCTTTAGCCGTTCTGAAGAACTTCTTTCAATGTTGAAGGTGTTCAAAATTAGCTACTTTTTACTGATTGTCATATTTCAAGCCTAAAAAAATCGCAAAAAATAAGAGAAGCGAGATTGTGGTACCTTGAAGTGTTATCACTGTAGATCAAGTCATTGTTTGCCGCaatttttcctcatcttctccgAATACTGCATACAATATGCATATGTTTAAATAGGCAAATCAGTCAAGTCATGCACTTAATTTCCAATTCTCGGAATATTCTCTGGAGATATCTACTTGGAATCGAATGTATATTGTAGCCAGGGCTATATATGACCGACGTATACTGTTTTTGTGTCTGCTCAGCGCAGTTGTTGTGTTTGACCAAGTCGATAATTATGGATTAGACGTGAGAATGATTAGCAAATcaatggtgatggtgaaaTCTCACGGTGTATTGGCAAGATTGTGGCAGCAATACTTACTGCCTTGCTCTAAAAGTTTCTGATGTGGTGTAGAAGTACCACAAGAGCAGTAATACACAAAAAGATTGAAAGAAATTGCTATACAACTCGTCAAAATTGCTCAGTGGCCATTTTCCGGGGTTGGCCGGTTTCAGGGTCGGGTACAGTAGCACTGATGGCACTGAGTCAGCATTGACAGCCGAATGGGTAACGTCATGACCGCTATGAACAGTCACTAACCGTCTCTGACTTTGATGCTAACCGTAACTTTTATGACCGTCATCCATGGGCTGACCGCCCACCACTGGGGTAGAGACGGTGCATCTGCTTGGATTAAGCTAGAAAAGCGATGCTGGCTAAATATAACGCACTCCCCGTTCCCACATCTTCGCGGAGGGTAACGCAGACCGCGAATATAATAAATTAGAGTAGGTGCTGAGAGAGCAACGGGGTTATTTTTAAAAACGTCACCAGATAGGGTGCGTCATTATATTCTTTCGACGGTCTATCCGGGGTGGAAGCGCGCACATAGATACCGAGGATGAGAAGCGCGCCTCACTGCCATGAAATTAGGAGAATACAGCCTCTACACTTGTAGCTGTTGTACAGCATGGCCATGGTAATAATTTTCGACCACGTTCGTTCAACCTAGCAGTAA encodes:
- a CDS encoding GTP-binding protein rho1 encodes the protein MSRSMASTWSLLYGIRPARKTTIVYALSVILIRMSSSSASPSTPPDSLDNVQEKLCISVPACLSFLSAAKRISDVTPRVIEELRKTSQRPVTPEEGMAVAQKIGAKHYLECSAKSGEGVREVFQYATRAALLSRGKGKKSHHCIVL